The DNA sequence CCATCCTTGTTCTTATGCCAATAGCCGCAGTTATTTACTTCGCGACCAGGAACAACAGAGATAAGGTCATGAGCCCCAGAGACGGATTTATGCTGGTCAGCCTGGCCTGGATCAGCTCCTCTGCCATGGGAGCCCTGCCTTTTTACCTTTCCGGTGCTATTCCCAATTATACGGACGCCTATTTTGAAACCATGAGCGGCTTTACGACAACAGGAGCTTCCATCCTGACAGCCATTGAAGGTCTTCCCTACTCTATTCTATTCTGGCGGAGTCTGACTCACTGGCTGGGAGGGATGGGAATCGTCGTGCTGACAGTTGCCATTTTCCCCCTCCTCGGGATTGGAGGTCTTCAGCTTCTCAAGGCTGAGGCTCCGGGACCATCGGTTGATAAAATTACTCCCAAGATTGCTCATACGGCTAAAATTCTCTGGTTTATCTACCTTGGTCTGACTGTTCTCGAAACAATGCTCCTCCTCCTGGGAGGGATGAACCTCTTTGATTCTCTGACTCATACTTTTGGAACCATGGCCACCGGGGGATTCAGTCCGAAGAATACAAGCGTCGGTTTTTATAAATCACCTTATATCCATTGGGTGATCACCATATTCATGGTGATGGCCGGGATGAACTTTGCCTTGTATTTCAAACTGTTGACCGGCAGGATCAAAGGCATTCTCATCGATTCAGAAATGAAAGCCTACCTTGGTATTTTTCTGACGGCTTCTCTGGCCATCACAATTTCCCTGTTAAAGACTGATGTTTATGATGGATTTTTTGAGGGTTTACAGTATGCATCCTTTCAAGTGGCCTCGATTCTGACCACCACTGGATTCGCAACCACCGATTATGACCTATGGCCAGCCTTCAGTAAGACCATATTGTTTCTGATGATGTTCATCGGAGGCTGTGCCGGATCTACCGGGGGGGGGATCAAGGTTGTCAGGATAGTGACTCTTTTTAAATTGTCTGTGAGAGAACTGAAAAGGTTGATC is a window from the Oceanispirochaeta sp. genome containing:
- a CDS encoding TrkH family potassium uptake protein; translated protein: MKMKLILHVLVILLAIISLFMLIPAGIAFFYGETESLKAFLIPILVLMPIAAVIYFATRNNRDKVMSPRDGFMLVSLAWISSSAMGALPFYLSGAIPNYTDAYFETMSGFTTTGASILTAIEGLPYSILFWRSLTHWLGGMGIVVLTVAIFPLLGIGGLQLLKAEAPGPSVDKITPKIAHTAKILWFIYLGLTVLETMLLLLGGMNLFDSLTHTFGTMATGGFSPKNTSVGFYKSPYIHWVITIFMVMAGMNFALYFKLLTGRIKGILIDSEMKAYLGIFLTASLAITISLLKTDVYDGFFEGLQYASFQVASILTTTGFATTDYDLWPAFSKTILFLMMFIGGCAGSTGGGIKVVRIVTLFKLSVRELKRLIYPRSVFHLWLNKMVVRKDIISVITGFVFLYIFTLLITTVVVAAGGYDILSSFSTALVTVGNIGPGFNLVGPTMNYSFFQPGIKWFLSLAMMMGRLEIYTVMVLFIPHFWKKL